The Panicum hallii strain FIL2 chromosome 9, PHallii_v3.1, whole genome shotgun sequence genome has a window encoding:
- the LOC112876653 gene encoding xyloglucan galactosyltransferase KATAMARI1 homolog, whose product MERVGAHGGKRWLPRLLLLAALSWLLMVYLHAAVFHAPPVSTPPHTSLVAVASDCEDCQRFLLRQEEQLKKIASATASALPAAAAGEERQHPRGGGGGDACRGRYVYIHDLPPRFNADIIRNCRKTEDHWADMCRFLRNDGLGRPLADRIDGVIKSEAGWYDTHQFALDAIFHNRMKQYECLTSDSAEASAVFVPFYAGFDFVRYHWGYDNATRDAASVDLTEWLMARPEWRRMGGRDHFLVAGRTGWDFRRSNNVDPDWGNDLLVMPAGRNMSVLVLESAMLHGSDYPVPYPTYFHPRSDADVLRWQDRVRGQRRTWLMAFVGAPRPDVPINIRVRDHVIAQCKASSACTMLGCARATGSTQCHTPGNIMRLFQKTIFCLQPPGDTCTRRSAFDSMVAGCIPVFFHTGSAYKQYRWHLPGDHHKYSVYIPDADVRQRNVSIEAVLRAIPPATVERMREEVIRLIPRVLYADPRSRLETLKDAVDIAVEGILGTVARIRNGEYVDSGGPVTEDPPNLFSSTESRFRPKQSVQAVDH is encoded by the coding sequence aTGGAGAGGGTCGGCGCCCACGGCGGCAAGCGGTGGCTGCCACGCCTCCTCCTGCTCGCCGCCCTCTCGTGGCTCCTGATGGTctacctccacgccgccgtgttCCACGCCCCGCCCGTAAGCACGCCGCCGCACACgtccctcgtcgccgtcgcgtCGGACTGCGAGGACTGCCAGCGGTTCCTCCTCCGGCAAGAAGAGCAGCTCAAGAAGATCGCGTCCGCCACCGCCAGCGCGCTcccggcagcggcggcaggggAGGAGCGGCAGCAcccgcgcgggggcggcggcggcgacgcctgCCGGGGCCGGTACGTGTACATCCATGACCTGCCTCCGCGGTTCAATGCCGACATCATCCGCAACTGCCGCAAGACCGAGGATCACTGGGCGGACATGTGCCGGTTCCTGAGGAACGACGGCCTCGGCCGGCCGCTCGCCGACCGCATCGACGGCGTCATCAAGAGCGAGGCCGGGTGGTACGACACGCACCAGTTCGCGCTCGACGCCATCTTCCACAACCGGATGAAGCAGTACGAGTGCCTAACCAGCGACTCCGCCGAGGCCTCCGCCGTGTTCGTCCCCTTCTACGCCGGCTTCGACTTCGTCCGCTACCACTGGGGCTACGACAACGCCACCAGGGACGCCGCGTCGGTGGACCTGACGGAGTGGCTCATGGCGCGCCCCGAGTGGCGGCGCATGGGCGGTCGCGACCACTTCCTCGTCGCCGGGCGGACGGGGTGGGATTTCCGCAGGAGCAACAACGTCGACCCGGACTGGGGCAACGACCTCCTCGTCATGCCCGCCGGCCGGAACATGTCGGTGCTCGTGCTCGAGTCCGCGATGCTGCACGGCAGCGACTACCCCGTGCCGTACCCGACCTACTTCCACCCCAGGTCGGACGCAGACGTGCTCCGGTGGCAGGACAGGGTGCGCGGCCAGCGGCGGACGTGGCTCATGGCGTTCGTGGGCGCGCCGCGGCCCGACGTCCCCATCAACATCCGGGTCCGCGACCACGTCATCGCGCAGTGCAAGGCGTCCAGTGCCTGCACCATGCTGGGGTGCGCGCGCGCCACCGGGAGCACCCAGTGCCACACCCCCGGCAACATCATGCGGCTGTTCCAGAAGACCATATTCTGCCTGCAGCCGCCCGGCGACACCTGCACCCGGCGGTCGGCGTTCGACTCCATGGTGGCCGGCTGCATCCCGGTGTTCTTCCACACGGGGTCGGCGTACAAGCAGTACCGGTGGCACCTCCCCGGCGACCACCACAAGTACTCGGTGTACATCCCGGACGCCGACGTCCGGCAGCGGAACGTGAGCATCGAGGCCGTCCTCCGGGCGATCCCGCCGGCCACGGTGGAGCGGATGCGGGAGGAGGTGATCAGGCTCATCCCGAGGGTCCTGTACGCGGACCCCAGGTCGAGGCTGGAGACTCTCAAGGACGCGGTGGACATCGCCGTCGAGGGGATCCTCGGCACGGTGGCGAGGATCAGGAACGGCGAGTACGTCGACAGCGGCGGGCCGGTCACCGAGGACCCTCCGAACCTGTTCTCTTCAACGGAGTCGAGATTCCGGCCGAAACAATCGGTGCAGGCGGTCGATCACTAG